From the Sphingobium yanoikuyae genome, the window CTGGGGCGTGACATAGCGGCGGACATAGCGCTGGGCATTGGGGAGGGCGGGCTTGGCGCCCATCTTCTGCGACAGGCGCGAATGCTGGTTCTCATAATAGTCCATGAACTGGTCCATGGAGAGGTCGTCGCGCTTCCTGAGGAAGACGATCTGCTTGATCATGGCTCTCCTCCCGCGCTCAATATTGCCGTTCGCCGGTGGCGTCCGACGCCTTGAAGCCGTCGATCGGTTCGATCGCCTTCATCATCACCAGCGGGATCAGGCGATCGGTCGACTGCTGATAGCCGGCATAGGCCGGGAAGACCTGACACATGAAGGCCCAGACCCGATCGCGTTCCTCGCCCTGCGGCTCGCGCCAGGTCGCGCGGAACGCCTGGGTCGCGACCTGGAAGTCGACTGTCTCGCTGTCGCGGATATTGAGATACCAGGCGGGATGATGGTCGGCGCCGCCCTTGGACGCGACGATCACCACTTCGCCGCCGATATCGCCATAGATGAGGGTGGTGATGAAGGTCTTGCCGCTCTTGCGGCCGGTATAGCGGATCATGCAGTGGGTAGTGAAGCCATGACCGCCGACGGCGCTGATGTCCATGATATGGCCCTGCGCCCCGCCCGATCGCAGATACATGTCGCGATGCTCGCTGATCCAGTCCTTGCGCGTGTCGCGGATGGCGGCGGAACTGTCGTCGCTCATGACGGCCTCCTCTCTGTCAACTTCGGTGTAAACCAGCCCGGCGCCGGACGGACCTGAAAAGGGCGTCGCCATGGCGATGCTTGGCCGATCGGTTCAGCGGATGATCCGGGTATATTGGGGCAGCGGCGCGACGCCGTAGCTTTGCCGGTAGGAGGGCGGCCGGCGATCGCCCGCGTCGCGCAGCCCGTAATTTTCGGCCAGTTCCGCGCCGATCAGGGTCTGGCCGGCATGGTGCGCCAATGCCGGATCCTGCGACAGCGCCCAGATGACATGGCCGGTGAACTCGGGCGTTTCGACCATCTTTTCCAGATAGGCATATTTGGCCGGGTCCGACGCGATCAGTTGCAGCAGGCGTCCGGTGCGCAGCGCGCCCATCCAGATCGACAGGGCGGTGACGCCGGTATCGCGCAGGTCGACGGCCATGTCGGCCGCCATCTTGTCCTGGCTGACCTTGTGCGCGCCATAGCCGGGGCCATAGACATAATGGGAGGCGCCCGACCCCGATGTGAAGACGATCAGCCCCTGGCCGCGATCGACCATCATCGGTGCCGCATGATAGCTGGCGACATAGGAACTGCGGATGCCGACGGTGATGATGTCGGCCAGCTTCAGCGGCTTTTCCCAGAAGCGGCCGGGCAAAGTGAGTTCGTCATGGATGGCGGCGACATTATTGACCAATATGTCGATATGCCCCTGTTCGGCGCGCACCCGGTCGAACAGCGCGCGGGTCTGCTCGTCATCGCCATGGTCGACCCGCACGGCAATGCCCTGTCCACCGGCTGCCGTCACGGCGGCGGCGGTTTCGTAGATGGTGCCGGGCAGGGGGGCGTCGCCGGCCTTTTCCGAGCGCCCGGTGACATAGACGATGCAGCCATGCTGGCCGAGCGCGGTGGCAATGCCCTGGCCCGCGCCGCGACTGGCGCCGGTGACGACCGCGACCTTGGGTGTCTGGCTCATCCATTCTCTCCTTGGGGCGCCGGGCTAACCCAAGCAGTCTGTGCCTGGCCATGCAGATGCTGGAGATATCGCTTCGGCGTTAGGCCGGGCTGGGCGGATTGCCGACCAGCTCCAGTTCATGGCCGTCGGGATCGTGGATCATCAATATGGAGGGGCCCTTGCCCGAGGCGCGGATCGCACCGACCGGATAGCCCGCTGCCTGCATGCGCGATGCAACGCCCGACAGATCTGGCACGCGCAGCACGATCTTGGCGATGCCGTTGTCGGTGGGCGGCGCCTTCTGCGCCTTGTCGTGCAGCAGGATCAGGGTCAGCCGGCCGGCCTTGCCGTCGGCGCAGAGCATGACTTCGGTCACTGGCCCATGTTGCAGCGTGGTGGCGGGGACGAGGCCGAGCGCGACCTGATAGAAACGCAGCGCCTTGTCGAGATCGGCCACGGGCAGGCCGGGCGCTATCAGGGTCGCGCCGACCGGTGGTGGCGTCTGGGCACGGAGCGGGGCCGCGCCGACGGGCAGCAGAGCGAGCAGAAGGGCGATGTCGCGCATGGTTCAGGCAGTTTCGCTGGCGGTGGTAACCGGGGCGTCGTCCGTCTTCCGGCGCTGCTTGATCTTGTCGAAATCCGGCTCGAACTTCGGGCGCATGGTGCCGCACAGTCGGTCCCAGATCGTCGTGTAGCCACCGAAATTGCCGGTGAAATAGCGATGATGCTGATCGTGGAAGGTGGCGGAGATGAACCATTTGGTCGCCCAGCTGCGGTTCCACCAGCGCGGCAGCATCTCATAGCCGGAATGGACATAGAGGCCCATGATGATGTTGGTCGGCACGATCAGCGCGACGGTCGCGTCATGGACGGTGAAGACGGCCAGGAACAGCGGCACGAAGCCGCCATTGATCAGCGATTCCAGCGGGCTGACCGACAAAGTGGTAAGCAGGTTGGGGGAGGTCGACTTGTGATGCAGCTTGTGGACCCAGCTATAGACCGGTTCCTTGTGCATCCAGCGGTGCAGCCAGTAGAAATAGGTGTCGAACAGGAAGAAATAGAGCGCATATTCGAGCGCGATCGTCCACCAGACGGCGGGCGCCGGATTGAAGCTGATCGCGCCGATTGCGACCAGCTTGGTCTTGATCGTGCCGAGCAGCAGGCCTGTGATGGCGAGGTTGATGACGGCAAAGCCGGCTTCGTTCCGGAAAATTTTCCACTTGAAGCCGCGCGGCTGGATCTTGCGCGCCTTGAAATAGCCGCTGACGATGCCTGCCCCGATCCCGGTCGCGACGAACAGGCCAAGCCATAGCGAGAGAAGATGCTCGCCCTTTCCCAGATATTCCAGCACGCCGGTCCTTCCCGTTGCAGACAGAAGGGTCTGCTATCATGGGATGGGCCGGGGAATTTGTCGGCGCTGACACATAGGCTGGAAATGCGGGCGGACGCTCAGCCCCGATTGGCGTTGATCCCGTCCAGCACGAAATCGGCGATCGCGGAGTCGATGCTGGCATCGTCCGCCAGCCCCGCCGGATAGAGCCAGTCGCGAAACAGCCGATTGGCGAGCACCGCGGCAAAGGCGGCGCGGACCATCAGGCGCGGATCGACGCGTGGCCTACCCTCGATCCGGGCCGACTGGACGGCGGCGCCCTGCTCGAAATAGGCGGCCAGGCTCTCGATCGGATTGCCGGTCTCTCCCGCCGGGCCGCCAGTCAGCATCATCGCCCGCAGCAGTGCCTCATGCTCGGTGACGAAGCGTTGCAGTTCGGCGATGTAGAGGCGTGCGGTATCCGCGCGGCTGGCATCGTCCTGCGGCACCGGATGATCCGCATTGAAGCGTTCGAGATGCTGGCTGAGCGGGCGGAACACGGCTTCCTGGAACAGTGCGGCCTTGGACGCGAAGCTGCGAAACAGTTGCGCCTCGGTCGTGTCGGCGGCGCGGGCAATGGCGGCGGTCGTCGCGCCGGCATAGCCATGGCGGCGAAATTCCTCCTGCGCCGCCTGGATCAGTCGGCTGGCGACCTCCGCCGAGGATCGGCGCGGCCGCCGGGCCGGCTTGTTGGCGTCGCCGCCGTTCATGCGCGTAGGCGCGCTTCGGACAGGTCAAGCTCACGGGTGAGCTTGCGCCCGACCTCGCTGCCGATCTTGCGGCTGCGCAGCAGGGTGAGGAGGGCGGCGCGTTCCGCCGCGACGCCGACCATGCGGAAATCGCGGAACAGGGCGCCCTGCGCACGCAGGCTGTCGGCTTCGGCTGCGCCTAGGGCCTCTATCCGCTCGCGATACAGGTCCATCACGCGCGCGCCAGCCTCGGCATAGCGTTCGGCATGGCCATGGGTTTCGGCCAGGTCATGCTGATGCCGCTCGATCGCCTGGATCGCTGCCTCGGCGGTGACGATGCGGGCGGCGTCCTCTTCCGCGGCCTTGTTGGCTTCGGCCGGCATGTCGAGATTCTTGAGCAGCAGCGGCAGTGCGACGCTGGCCAGGATCAGCGACAGGATGATGACCCCGGCGGCCAGGAAGATGGCAAGGTCGCGCGCCGGAAAGGGCGTGCCGTCGTTGAGCGCGAGCGGCAGGGTGAGCACACCGGCAAGGGTGATGGCGCCGCGCACCCCGGCGAAGGAGGTCGCCGCCACCAGCCGCCAGTTGGGCCGGCGCGGACCATCGACGCCGCGATACTGGTTGCGCAGGATGGTGAAGCGCAGCGACAACCACACCCACAGGAAACGCAGCGCAGCCAGGCCAGCGACGATCGCGACCGTGTAGAGTGCCAGCCAGCCGGGTTCTGTATGGCCGGTCAGCGCCACCGTGCGCTTCGCTTCGGCAAGGATGCCGGGCAATTGTTCGCCCAGCAGCACGAAGATGATGCCGTTGAGCGTGAACTGGATCGTGTCCCACACCGAATTGCGGCGCATCCGGGTTTCGGCCATCGCCTCGCGCGAGATTTCGGCGAAGGTCATCGTGACGCCGGCCGCGACGGCGGCCAGGATGCCGGAGGCATGGACATGTTCGGCCAGGATATAGGAGCCGAAGGGGATCAGCAGGCTGACCAGGATCTGCGATCCGGTTTCCTCGCCCCAGCGGCGCGTGACCCAGGCCTTGGCGCGCGACACGACCAGCGTGACGCCGACGCCGATCGCGATGCCGGCAAAGGCAAGCCAGAGGAAATTGAGTGCGGCATCGCCGGCCGAGAAGCTGCCGGTCAGCGCCGCCGCAATGGCAAAGCGCAGGCAGACCAGGCCCGATGCGTCGTTGAGCAGCGACTCCCCTTCGAGTATGTGCATCATGCGCTTGGGAATGGGCACGCGCGCGGCGATGGCGGACACGGCGATCGGATCGGTCGGCGAGACAACGGCGGCGAGTGCGAAAGCGACGGCGAGCGGCATCGCCGGGATCATCCAGTTGATGAAGAAGCCCATGCCGATGACGGTGGTCAGCACCAGCCCCAGCGCCAGTTCGACCACGGTCGAGGCGTCCTTGAGCAGTTCATCCTTGGGAATGCGCCAGCCGTCGAGGAACAGCAGAGGCGGCAGGAACAAGAGCAGGAATATTTCGGGATCGAGCGCGACCCTGTGCGATGTCGACAGGCCGATGATCGCGCCAAGGGCGATCTGGACCAGAGGTGTCGGGATGGAAATCGGCATCATGCGCGACAGGGCGCCACTGACGACGACAGCCAGCAACAGAAATAATACGACCGAAATGACGTCCAAATCTTCGCTCCAACTTATATGCCGGGCGACACTAGGCGGACGGATTGCCGATGGGCAAGCGCCGGGCGCGAATTTTCCTTCGATTTCAGCACCGCAACGCGGCTGTCATGCAGCGGACCTAGAGGGTTAACATTATTTGCCGTTCGGGGACGATTCGATGAATGCAAGCGTGGCAATTGGCGGGGCACGCCGGCCCGAGATGGACAAGGGGCTGGGCATGGCCGGCTCGATCGGCTTTGGCGCTGCCATCATCGCCGCGCTGATCTATGTCGTCTACAGCGTCTATAGCGATGCGACGGCGGTGGGCTTGGCGCCGACCGCCTATCTGCCCTTCCTGCTGCTGTTCCTGGCGCTGCTGATCGCGCTCGGCTTCGAATTCGTGAATGGCTTCCACGACACCGCCAATGCGGTCGCGACGGTGATCTACACCAATGCGATGCCGGCCAATATCGCGGTGGTCTGGTCGGGCTTCTTCAATTTTCTGGGCGTGCTGCTGTCGACCGGCGCGGTCGCGTTCGGCATCGTGTCGCTGCTGCCGGTCGAACTGATCCTGCAGGTCGGGTCCAGCGCCGGTTTCGCCATGGTGTTCGCGCTGCTGATCGCGGCGATCCTATGGAACCTCGCCACCTGGTGGTTGGGTATCCCGTCGTCCAGCTCGCACACGCTGATCGGATCGATCATCGGCGTCGGCGTCGCCAATGCGCTGTTGCACGGCAAGAGCGGCACGTCCGGCGTAGACTGGAGCAAGGCGACCGAGATCGGCCAGGCGCTGCTCTTTTCCCCGCTGATCGGCTTTGGCCTGGCGGCGCTATTGTTCGTGGCAATGAAAGTCCTGGTCCGCAACAAGGCGCTCTATCGCGAGCCGCAAAATGGCATGCCGCCGCCATTGTGGATCCGTGCGCTGCTGATCTTCACCTGCACCGGCGTCAGCTTTGCCCATGGCTCCAATGATGGGCAGAAGGGGATGGGCCTCATCATGCTGATCCTGATCGGCACGGTGCCGACCGCCTATGCGCTCAACCGCGCGGTGCCGGCTCGCTACACGACCGAATTCCATGCCAATTCGATTGCCGCCACGGCGGCGCTTGGCCAGCATGCGCCCGCCATGATGCAGCCGGCCGAGGCACGGGCGCAGGTCACGCGCTATATCGCCGACAAGCGTTTTGCCGACACGACCATGCCGGCGCTGTCGGTGCTGATCGCCGATGTCGATCGGCAGGTGATGAATTATGGATCGCTGGCGCAGGTGCCGGCCGCTGCTGTCTCCAACATCCGCAACGACATGTATCTGGCCTCCGAAGCGATCAAGCGACTGGGCAAGGAGAAGGCGGCGGGGCTTTCTGAAGCGAAGATGACGGCGCTGACGACCTACAAGGGATCGCTCGATGCCGGCACCCGCTTCATTCCGACCTGGGTGAAGATTGCCGTCGCCTTTGCGCTGGGCCTGGGCACCATGGTCGGCTGGCGGCGGATCGTGGTCACGGTGGGCGAGAAGATCGGCAAGACGCACCTCACCTATGCGCAGGGTGCATCGGCCGAACTGGTGGCGATGGCGACGATCTTCGGCGCGGACCATATGGGCCTGCCGGTATCGACCACCCATGTCCTGTCGTCGGGCGTGGCCGGCACGATGGCGGCCAATGGATCGGGTCTGCAGATGGCGACGGTGCGCAACCTGCTGATGGCCTGGGTGCTGACATTGCCCTGTTCGATCCTGCTCGCAGGGCTGCTATATATGGTCTTCGCGCAGATCTTCTGATCGACAGGAGCGGCATATCGGCGACCGGAACGACCCGCTGATCCCCATCATCTTACCGGTTCCGGGCATGGGGCCGGGGCTGATCTGGGGGCTGGACTTCGCGCCTGACGCGATCAGGCCGGTGGATCATTGCGATGGCGGGACGACGGGCGGCTTTCGCTGGCTGCACCTGAACCTGGCCGATCATGGCACGCGGCAATGGATCGAGGGTGCGGCGATGCTGCCCGAGGCGGTGCGCGAACTGATCCTGGCGCCCGATACGCATCAGCGGGCGCTGGTCGATGGCGACACGGTCGGCTGCGTCCTGCATGATTTCGAGCGGGATTTCGATGTGGCGGATACCGCGCGGGTGGGTGCGCTGCGCATGGCGTTGACGCCGACATTGATGCTGACCACCCGGCTGCATCCGCTGCGCTGCGCCGACATCGCGCGCCATCGGCTGGAGCGGACGAAGGGCGTGATCGGCGGGGCACAGGCGCTGGACCTGCTGGTCGGCGCCATTGCCGAGAATATCGCCGATATCAGCCGGACCCTGTCGGCCGACATCCAGCGCGCCGAGGACGCCTTTCTGGAGGGGCATCATCCGCCCCAGCCTCGCGACCTGATCGGCATTCGTCGCCGGCTGGCGCAACTGCATCGGTTGCTTGCCGGCGCGCGGGGCGTGTTCCAGCGGCTGGAGCGGGACGAAGAACTGCCGGACGCTCTGCTGCCCACGGTCGAGAAACTGACCCAGCGGTTGCAGGCGCTGGACGCCGACATATTGGAAGGGCAGGCGCAATTGCGGTTGCTGCGCGACGAACTGGACATACAGGCGGCGCAACGGACGAACCAGAATCTCTATATCCTGTCGATCATCACCGCGCTGATGCTGCCGGCGACCCTGGTCACCGGACTGTTCGGCATGAACACCGGGGGCATGCCCTTTGCCGGTGCGTCGCACGGCACGCTGACCGCGACACTGGTGGCGGCCGGGGCGGCGGGTGTGAGCTATTGCCTGCTGCGCTGGATGGGATTCATGCGGCGCTGAACCGCGATCCATCGCGCCGACGATCTTGGGCCGGGGCCTCTCCTAAAATCAAATGATAGTGAATACTATCTATGTACTGCCCGCCAGTGGCAGAGGAGAGGCATGCCATCATGATCATCGAACCCGACATCCTGGCCTATATGACTGACCTGGAGAGCGCGGTCGCCAATCTTGGCGACACCTGGCACCCCGATGATCCGGCCTATCGCGCCGACGTTTATCGCCAGACGATGACCAGCCTGTCCTATGCCTATTTCGCCTATTTCCATGCCACGCCGGAGCATCCCGATTGGGCACCCTTGTGGAACCCGGTCTATACGCTCCAGCCCAATCCGGACGATATCTACCTCCAGTCGCCGATCTGCGGGGATCTGACCTACCGCATCGCCGGCAATCGGGGCAGCTGCAAGATATTGAGCTTCACCACCCAAAGGGCCTTGTCCGGCACGGTGGATGAAATGCCCCGACCCAATGGCCATCATGAGGTGGACGACAGCGATCTGGGGCTGGAGCCGGGGGAGCATTTCGAACTGATCCTGAGCGCCCAGCGCCCGGCGGGCTATGCTGGCAAATGGGCGCCGATCGATCCTCAGGCGGGCGGGCTGATGGTGCGCTATCGCAGCTATGACTGGCTGAACGAGGTTGATCCGCAACTGACGATCGAATGTCTGGATCCAGTGCCGCCCAAGCCGCGCCTTTCGCCGGAGGAGATTGTCGCGCGCATCCGGGAAATGGCCAAATTCCCCGGTCGCAAGACGCGGCTTTATTATCCGATGCAGAATGGCGTGAAGGAGCGGGTTG encodes:
- a CDS encoding nitroreductase/quinone reductase family protein, with protein sequence MSDDSSAAIRDTRKDWISEHRDMYLRSGGAQGHIMDISAVGGHGFTTHCMIRYTGRKSGKTFITTLIYGDIGGEVVIVASKGGADHHPAWYLNIRDSETVDFQVATQAFRATWREPQGEERDRVWAFMCQVFPAYAGYQQSTDRLIPLVMMKAIEPIDGFKASDATGERQY
- a CDS encoding SDR family NAD(P)-dependent oxidoreductase, with the translated sequence MSQTPKVAVVTGASRGAGQGIATALGQHGCIVYVTGRSEKAGDAPLPGTIYETAAAVTAAGGQGIAVRVDHGDDEQTRALFDRVRAEQGHIDILVNNVAAIHDELTLPGRFWEKPLKLADIITVGIRSSYVASYHAAPMMVDRGQGLIVFTSGSGASHYVYGPGYGAHKVSQDKMAADMAVDLRDTGVTALSIWMGALRTGRLLQLIASDPAKYAYLEKMVETPEFTGHVIWALSQDPALAHHAGQTLIGAELAENYGLRDAGDRRPPSYRQSYGVAPLPQYTRIIR
- a CDS encoding VOC family protein, with the translated sequence MRDIALLLALLPVGAAPLRAQTPPPVGATLIAPGLPVADLDKALRFYQVALGLVPATTLQHGPVTEVMLCADGKAGRLTLILLHDKAQKAPPTDNGIAKIVLRVPDLSGVASRMQAAGYPVGAIRASGKGPSILMIHDPDGHELELVGNPPSPA
- a CDS encoding sterol desaturase family protein, whose protein sequence is MLEYLGKGEHLLSLWLGLFVATGIGAGIVSGYFKARKIQPRGFKWKIFRNEAGFAVINLAITGLLLGTIKTKLVAIGAISFNPAPAVWWTIALEYALYFFLFDTYFYWLHRWMHKEPVYSWVHKLHHKSTSPNLLTTLSVSPLESLINGGFVPLFLAVFTVHDATVALIVPTNIIMGLYVHSGYEMLPRWWNRSWATKWFISATFHDQHHRYFTGNFGGYTTIWDRLCGTMRPKFEPDFDKIKQRRKTDDAPVTTASETA
- a CDS encoding TetR/AcrR family transcriptional regulator, which produces MNGGDANKPARRPRRSSAEVASRLIQAAQEEFRRHGYAGATTAAIARAADTTEAQLFRSFASKAALFQEAVFRPLSQHLERFNADHPVPQDDASRADTARLYIAELQRFVTEHEALLRAMMLTGGPAGETGNPIESLAAYFEQGAAVQSARIEGRPRVDPRLMVRAAFAAVLANRLFRDWLYPAGLADDASIDSAIADFVLDGINANRG
- a CDS encoding Na+/H+ antiporter — encoded protein: MDVISVVLFLLLAVVVSGALSRMMPISIPTPLVQIALGAIIGLSTSHRVALDPEIFLLLFLPPLLFLDGWRIPKDELLKDASTVVELALGLVLTTVIGMGFFINWMIPAMPLAVAFALAAVVSPTDPIAVSAIAARVPIPKRMMHILEGESLLNDASGLVCLRFAIAAALTGSFSAGDAALNFLWLAFAGIAIGVGVTLVVSRAKAWVTRRWGEETGSQILVSLLIPFGSYILAEHVHASGILAAVAAGVTMTFAEISREAMAETRMRRNSVWDTIQFTLNGIIFVLLGEQLPGILAEAKRTVALTGHTEPGWLALYTVAIVAGLAALRFLWVWLSLRFTILRNQYRGVDGPRRPNWRLVAATSFAGVRGAITLAGVLTLPLALNDGTPFPARDLAIFLAAGVIILSLILASVALPLLLKNLDMPAEANKAAEEDAARIVTAEAAIQAIERHQHDLAETHGHAERYAEAGARVMDLYRERIEALGAAEADSLRAQGALFRDFRMVGVAAERAALLTLLRSRKIGSEVGRKLTRELDLSEARLRA
- a CDS encoding inorganic phosphate transporter, with translation MDKGLGMAGSIGFGAAIIAALIYVVYSVYSDATAVGLAPTAYLPFLLLFLALLIALGFEFVNGFHDTANAVATVIYTNAMPANIAVVWSGFFNFLGVLLSTGAVAFGIVSLLPVELILQVGSSAGFAMVFALLIAAILWNLATWWLGIPSSSSHTLIGSIIGVGVANALLHGKSGTSGVDWSKATEIGQALLFSPLIGFGLAALLFVAMKVLVRNKALYREPQNGMPPPLWIRALLIFTCTGVSFAHGSNDGQKGMGLIMLILIGTVPTAYALNRAVPARYTTEFHANSIAATAALGQHAPAMMQPAEARAQVTRYIADKRFADTTMPALSVLIADVDRQVMNYGSLAQVPAAAVSNIRNDMYLASEAIKRLGKEKAAGLSEAKMTALTTYKGSLDAGTRFIPTWVKIAVAFALGLGTMVGWRRIVVTVGEKIGKTHLTYAQGASAELVAMATIFGADHMGLPVSTTHVLSSGVAGTMAANGSGLQMATVRNLLMAWVLTLPCSILLAGLLYMVFAQIF
- a CDS encoding transporter, whose translation is MGPGLIWGLDFAPDAIRPVDHCDGGTTGGFRWLHLNLADHGTRQWIEGAAMLPEAVRELILAPDTHQRALVDGDTVGCVLHDFERDFDVADTARVGALRMALTPTLMLTTRLHPLRCADIARHRLERTKGVIGGAQALDLLVGAIAENIADISRTLSADIQRAEDAFLEGHHPPQPRDLIGIRRRLAQLHRLLAGARGVFQRLERDEELPDALLPTVEKLTQRLQALDADILEGQAQLRLLRDELDIQAAQRTNQNLYILSIITALMLPATLVTGLFGMNTGGMPFAGASHGTLTATLVAAGAAGVSYCLLRWMGFMRR